One window of the Dongia rigui genome contains the following:
- the pgi gene encoding glucose-6-phosphate isomerase, whose protein sequence is MTKPTEFSSWKSLIEHQAKLKGTTLASLFAADPARFKNFSATFGDVVLDYSKNGVSDVTMGLLFDLARDAGLEEARAKLFGGARVNNTENRPALHMALRAPAAHAGNGLAFAIDGKDVAPQVERELDLLCDFADEVRMGAFKGATGKRIRHIVNIGIGGSDLGPALIVDGLRADIGGKLQLDFVSNVDGAHLDLVLSRAVPEKTLFIVASKTFTTAETMANAKAARKWLAGKLGEAAVDRHFVAVSTNIEAVTAFGINPDRMFRFWDWVGGRYSLWSAIGLSIILAVGPHKFRDLLAGAAAVDRHFAEAPLTENLPVIMGLLQVWHRNFCGFGSQAILPYAQDLWRLPAYLQQLEMESNGKRVTREGQPVTWQTSPVIWGQAGTNGQHAFHQMLHQGSEPVPCDFILTARDRSAFPEQHQMLFANGLAQSAALAFGKSAETVSAEMKAAGKAADEVAFLTPHRTFPGNRPSTTLLLPVLDPYHLGALIALYEHKVFVAATIWNINPFDQWGVELGKEMANALLAGKGGPADSSTAGLMALYDRYTHRK, encoded by the coding sequence ATGACGAAACCGACCGAATTCTCTTCGTGGAAATCTCTCATCGAGCATCAGGCGAAGCTGAAAGGCACGACCCTCGCGTCGCTTTTTGCGGCCGACCCGGCGCGCTTCAAAAATTTTTCGGCCACGTTCGGCGATGTCGTTCTCGACTATTCGAAGAACGGCGTCAGCGATGTCACGATGGGACTGCTTTTCGATTTGGCGCGTGATGCGGGGCTTGAAGAGGCGCGCGCCAAGCTTTTCGGCGGCGCCCGCGTCAACAACACTGAAAACCGTCCGGCTTTGCACATGGCGCTGCGCGCACCTGCCGCCCATGCGGGCAATGGCCTCGCCTTCGCCATCGACGGCAAGGATGTGGCACCCCAGGTCGAGCGCGAGCTCGATCTGTTGTGCGATTTCGCTGATGAAGTGCGCATGGGCGCCTTCAAGGGGGCGACGGGTAAGCGCATCCGCCATATCGTCAATATCGGCATCGGCGGCTCCGATCTGGGACCGGCCCTCATCGTCGACGGCCTGCGCGCCGATATCGGCGGCAAGCTGCAGCTCGATTTCGTTTCCAATGTCGATGGGGCGCATCTTGATCTGGTGCTGAGCCGCGCCGTTCCGGAAAAGACGCTGTTCATCGTCGCCTCGAAGACCTTCACCACGGCCGAAACCATGGCGAATGCCAAAGCGGCGCGGAAATGGCTTGCCGGCAAGCTCGGCGAGGCCGCAGTCGATCGGCATTTTGTCGCGGTCTCGACCAATATCGAGGCGGTGACGGCCTTCGGCATCAACCCCGACCGCATGTTCCGCTTCTGGGACTGGGTCGGTGGGCGCTACTCCCTTTGGTCGGCGATCGGCCTTTCCATCATCCTTGCCGTCGGCCCTCATAAATTCCGCGACCTCCTTGCCGGTGCCGCTGCTGTCGATCGGCATTTTGCCGAGGCGCCGCTCACAGAGAATCTGCCCGTCATCATGGGGCTGCTGCAGGTGTGGCATCGCAATTTCTGCGGCTTCGGTTCGCAGGCCATTTTGCCTTACGCGCAGGATCTGTGGCGCCTTCCGGCCTATCTCCAGCAGCTGGAGATGGAGAGCAACGGCAAGCGCGTGACGCGCGAGGGCCAGCCGGTTACCTGGCAGACCTCGCCGGTGATCTGGGGCCAGGCGGGTACCAATGGGCAGCATGCCTTCCACCAGATGCTGCACCAGGGATCGGAGCCCGTGCCCTGCGACTTCATCCTCACCGCCCGCGACCGCTCGGCCTTCCCGGAACAGCACCAGATGCTGTTCGCCAATGGCCTTGCACAATCGGCGGCCCTTGCCTTCGGCAAATCCGCCGAGACGGTGAGTGCCGAGATGAAGGCCGCCGGAAAAGCAGCCGATGAGGTCGCGTTCCTGACGCCACACCGCACCTTCCCCGGCAATCGTCCGTCGACGACATTGCTGCTGCCGGTGCTCGACCCCTATCATCTGGGTGCGCTCATCGCGCTCTACGAGCATAAGGTCTTCGTCGCGGCAACCATCTGGAACATCAACCCCTTCGATCAATGGGGCGTCGAGCTCGGCAAGGAGATGGCGAACGCGCTTCTTGCCGGCAAAGGTGGCCCTGCCGATTCCTCGACAGCCGGCCTCATGGCCCTATATGATCGTTATACGCACAGAAAATAG
- a CDS encoding alpha-D-glucose phosphate-specific phosphoglucomutase — protein sequence MAADVLQVSHIDCPPFMDQRPGTSGLRKKVTRFAEPHYLAMFVQAIFDGVGDLKGSTIALGGDGRYFNREASAIILRMAAAHGIAKVVVGKGGILSTPAVSNIIRQRQLKGGIVLSASHNPGGPDGDFGIKYNVANGGPAPESVTEAIFALSQRLSGYDILDAQAGTIDLDKIGTQRLGALTVEVIDPVADYAALMEKLFDFARMRSWIKQNGVLFDAMHAVTGPYAEEIFIKRLGAPAGSIMNFVPKPDFGNHHPDPNPAHAEALMAAMWASDAPALGAASDGDGDRNMIVGPKLAVTPSDSLAVLAANAKLIPGYAKGISGVARSMPTSRAADVVAAELGIESFETPTGWKFFGNLLDAGRVTLCGEESYGTGSDHVREKDGLWAVLFWLDLLAATGETVPAILDAHWRRFGRHYYSRHDYEAVDSAKANDIMNGLRQRLQDLKGRGGIELADDFRYQDPIDNSISEKQGVRLVFGNGGRLVLRLSGTGTEGATLRLYIERFEPRTGNLQLDAQVALADLIAQAEDIIGIKRLSGRAQPDVVT from the coding sequence ATGGCGGCTGACGTTTTGCAGGTTTCCCATATCGATTGCCCGCCATTCATGGACCAGCGGCCCGGCACCTCGGGCCTGCGCAAGAAGGTGACGCGTTTCGCCGAGCCGCATTATCTCGCCATGTTCGTGCAGGCGATCTTCGACGGCGTGGGCGACCTCAAAGGCAGTACCATCGCGCTGGGCGGTGATGGGCGCTATTTCAACCGCGAGGCCAGCGCCATCATCCTGCGCATGGCGGCGGCCCATGGTATCGCCAAGGTCGTGGTGGGGAAGGGCGGCATCCTGTCGACGCCGGCCGTCAGCAACATCATTCGGCAGCGACAACTGAAGGGCGGCATCGTTCTTTCCGCCAGCCATAATCCGGGCGGGCCCGATGGCGATTTCGGCATCAAATACAATGTGGCGAATGGCGGCCCGGCGCCGGAGAGCGTGACCGAGGCGATCTTCGCCTTGTCGCAGCGCCTATCCGGCTACGACATTCTCGATGCCCAGGCGGGCACCATCGATCTCGACAAGATTGGCACGCAGCGCCTCGGCGCGCTCACGGTCGAGGTGATCGATCCGGTCGCCGACTATGCGGCGTTGATGGAGAAGCTGTTCGATTTTGCGCGCATGCGCAGCTGGATCAAGCAGAACGGCGTCCTCTTCGACGCCATGCATGCCGTGACCGGCCCCTATGCCGAGGAGATTTTCATCAAGCGTCTCGGCGCCCCGGCCGGATCGATCATGAACTTCGTGCCGAAGCCCGATTTCGGCAATCATCATCCTGACCCCAATCCCGCCCATGCCGAAGCCCTGATGGCGGCGATGTGGGCATCGGATGCGCCCGCCTTGGGTGCGGCATCCGACGGCGATGGCGATCGCAACATGATCGTGGGGCCAAAACTCGCGGTCACACCCAGCGACAGCCTTGCCGTACTGGCAGCCAATGCAAAACTCATCCCGGGTTATGCCAAGGGGATCAGTGGCGTCGCGCGGTCGATGCCGACCAGCCGGGCGGCCGATGTCGTGGCAGCAGAACTCGGCATCGAAAGCTTCGAGACGCCGACGGGGTGGAAGTTCTTCGGCAATCTGCTCGACGCCGGCCGCGTGACCTTGTGCGGTGAGGAAAGCTACGGCACCGGTTCCGACCATGTGCGCGAAAAGGACGGGCTGTGGGCCGTGTTGTTCTGGCTCGACCTGCTGGCCGCCACGGGCGAAACCGTGCCTGCCATCCTCGACGCGCATTGGCGCCGTTTCGGCCGGCACTATTATTCGCGCCACGATTACGAGGCGGTCGACAGCGCCAAGGCCAATGACATCATGAACGGTCTGCGCCAGCGCCTGCAGGATCTCAAAGGTCGCGGCGGCATCGAACTGGCCGACGATTTTCGCTATCAGGACCCGATCGATAATTCGATCAGCGAAAAACAGGGCGTGCGCCTGGTGTTCGGCAATGGCGGCCGTCTGGTCTTGCGCCTGTCCGGTACCGGCACGGAAGGTGCGACCTTGCGCCTCTATATTGAACGTTTCGAGCCCCGCACGGGCAATCTTCAGCTGGACGCGCAAGTGGCGCTGGCAGACCTGATCGCCCAAGCCGAAGACATTATCGGCATCAAGCGACTTTCTGGCCGTGCCCAACCGGATGTGGTGACATGA
- the hisD gene encoding histidinol dehydrogenase, whose protein sequence is MTDRSIRFYELAQLDEAARARLLVRSEENLDSFIEAVKPILSAVEKEGDAALIRCAQRFDGAPADFKAIKTPAEDFAWARKAVSAEVVAALEFAADNIRRYHQAQMPEEMWLKEMRPGVFAGERWSPLDSVACYVPRGKGSFPSVALMTAIPAVVAGARRVVMLTPPGADGRADAATLIAAELAGVTEVYRVGGAQAVAAAAFGTESVPRCLKIVGPGSPYLIAAKKLLADRIDPGMLAGPSEALVLADDTADGRLAALDLLVEVEHGPDSSGFLVTPSRAVAEAALKAIPGFFGQMSETRIDYTMTVLSSDRGGIVLTPDIQSAYDFVNDYAPEHLMIHAKEPYVHLGQIRNAGEILLGENSSNTLANFVIGPNNVLPTSGWAKTMSPLSVFDYMKRATVAQVTPAGYAGLAKAAEVLARYEGFDAHANAVSETRAKIMADRKG, encoded by the coding sequence ATGACCGACCGCTCGATCCGATTCTATGAACTCGCCCAATTGGACGAGGCAGCCCGCGCCCGCCTGCTGGTGCGCTCGGAGGAGAATCTCGACTCCTTCATCGAAGCAGTGAAACCGATCCTCAGTGCCGTCGAAAAAGAGGGCGATGCGGCGCTCATCCGCTGCGCGCAGCGCTTCGATGGGGCGCCGGCCGATTTCAAGGCGATCAAGACGCCGGCGGAAGATTTCGCCTGGGCGCGCAAAGCCGTTTCGGCCGAGGTCGTCGCAGCGTTGGAATTCGCCGCCGACAACATCCGCCGCTATCACCAGGCGCAGATGCCCGAGGAAATGTGGCTGAAGGAAATGCGGCCCGGCGTCTTTGCGGGTGAGCGCTGGTCGCCCTTGGATTCGGTTGCCTGCTACGTGCCGCGCGGCAAGGGATCTTTTCCCTCCGTGGCGTTGATGACGGCGATCCCGGCCGTCGTTGCCGGTGCGAGGCGCGTCGTGATGCTGACCCCGCCGGGTGCCGATGGCCGCGCCGATGCCGCGACCTTGATTGCGGCCGAACTTGCCGGTGTCACCGAAGTCTACCGCGTCGGCGGGGCGCAGGCCGTGGCGGCTGCGGCCTTTGGGACCGAAAGCGTGCCGCGCTGCCTCAAGATCGTGGGGCCGGGCTCGCCCTACCTCATCGCCGCCAAGAAGCTGCTCGCCGACCGGATCGATCCGGGCATGCTCGCCGGCCCTTCCGAGGCGCTGGTTCTGGCCGATGACACGGCGGATGGGCGTCTCGCCGCCCTCGATCTGCTGGTCGAGGTCGAACATGGACCGGATTCTTCCGGTTTCCTGGTGACGCCGTCGCGCGCTGTCGCCGAGGCGGCGCTGAAAGCCATTCCCGGTTTCTTCGGTCAAATGAGTGAAACACGGATCGACTACACCATGACCGTGTTGAGTTCCGACCGCGGCGGCATCGTGCTGACGCCGGATATCCAGAGCGCCTATGACTTCGTCAATGACTATGCGCCAGAGCATCTGATGATCCACGCCAAGGAACCCTATGTGCATCTGGGGCAGATCCGGAATGCCGGTGAGATCCTGCTCGGCGAGAACAGCTCCAACACGCTGGCGAATTTTGTGATTGGTCCCAACAACGTCTTGCCGACCAGCGGCTGGGCCAAGACCATGTCGCCGCTGTCGGTGTTCGATTACATGAAGCGCGCGACCGTGGCGCAGGTGACGCCGGCCGGTTATGCGGGCCTTGCGAAGGCCGCCGAGGTGCTTGCGCGCTATGAAGGTTTCGATGCCCATGCCAACGCCGTGTCGGAGACGCGGGCGAAGATCATGGCTGACAGAAAGGGATGA
- a CDS encoding YMGG-like glycine zipper-containing protein, producing the protein MSGSPIQQPATHSLTRPAKMLAAAGLLAVSLGACSNMSSTQQRTLSGGAIGAAGGAAIGALSGGSAGMGALIGGAAGAGTGYLLSQ; encoded by the coding sequence ATGTCAGGGTCACCGATCCAACAGCCTGCCACCCACTCATTGACCCGCCCCGCCAAGATGCTCGCCGCGGCTGGTCTGCTGGCCGTCAGCCTCGGCGCCTGTTCGAACATGTCGTCAACCCAGCAGCGCACCCTGTCCGGCGGCGCCATCGGTGCCGCGGGTGGTGCGGCCATCGGCGCACTTTCTGGCGGATCGGCCGGTATGGGGGCGCTCATTGGCGGCGCCGCTGGCGCCGGCACTGGATATTTGCTCTCCCAGTAA
- the rimO gene encoding 30S ribosomal protein S12 methylthiotransferase RimO, with protein MSKSQPRVGIVSLGCPKALVDSERILTQLRAEGYEISDTYSGADVVIVNTCGFLDSARTESLEAIGEALNENGKVIVTGCLGATPELIRGDYPNVLAITGPQQYETVVNAVHGVVPPKHDPFMDLVPPAGLKLTPRHYAYLKISEGCNNRCTFCIIPSLRGDLASRPAREVLIEAENLVKSGVKELLVISQDTSAYGIDIKYAESKYQGRMVKAKFLDLARELGQLGAWTRLHYVYPYPHVDDVIPLMAEGLVLPYLDIPFQHASPKVLKAMKRPGNQEKVLERIKKWREICPDLTIRSTFIVGFPGETEDDFNYMLDWLEEAQLDRVGCFKYEPVDGAKANDLGLEQVDEDEKHDRWDRFMETQRQISEERMQKKVGKTLDVLIDEADKVQAIGRSSADAPEIDGQVFVGNLGKKRLKAGDMVKVKIERAEDYDLWGDLVS; from the coding sequence ATGAGCAAAAGCCAGCCGCGCGTCGGCATCGTCAGCCTGGGCTGCCCCAAGGCGCTCGTCGATTCGGAACGGATCCTCACCCAGCTGCGCGCTGAGGGGTATGAAATTTCCGATACCTATAGCGGGGCCGACGTCGTCATCGTCAACACCTGCGGCTTCCTCGATTCCGCCCGCACCGAAAGCTTGGAGGCGATCGGCGAGGCGCTTAACGAGAACGGCAAGGTCATCGTCACCGGCTGCCTGGGTGCGACACCCGAACTCATCCGCGGCGATTATCCGAACGTCCTCGCCATCACCGGTCCGCAGCAATATGAGACCGTCGTGAATGCGGTTCACGGCGTCGTGCCGCCCAAGCATGACCCCTTCATGGATCTGGTGCCGCCGGCCGGTCTCAAACTGACGCCGCGCCATTATGCCTATTTGAAGATTTCGGAAGGCTGCAACAACCGCTGCACCTTCTGCATCATTCCGTCCCTGCGCGGCGATCTTGCCTCGCGCCCGGCGCGCGAAGTGCTGATCGAAGCCGAGAATCTGGTGAAATCCGGCGTCAAGGAATTGCTGGTCATCAGCCAGGATACCTCGGCCTATGGAATCGATATCAAATACGCCGAGAGCAAATATCAAGGCCGCATGGTCAAGGCGAAGTTCCTGGATCTGGCGCGCGAATTGGGCCAGCTCGGCGCCTGGACGCGCCTCCATTACGTCTATCCCTATCCGCATGTCGACGATGTCATTCCGTTGATGGCGGAAGGCCTGGTGCTCCCTTATCTCGATATTCCGTTCCAGCATGCGAGCCCGAAGGTCTTGAAGGCGATGAAGCGGCCCGGCAACCAGGAGAAGGTGCTGGAGCGCATCAAGAAGTGGCGCGAGATCTGCCCCGACCTCACCATCCGCTCGACCTTCATCGTCGGTTTCCCCGGCGAGACCGAGGATGATTTCAACTACATGCTCGACTGGCTGGAAGAAGCGCAGCTCGACCGCGTCGGTTGCTTCAAATACGAACCCGTGGACGGCGCCAAGGCCAATGATCTCGGCCTTGAGCAGGTGGATGAGGACGAGAAGCATGACCGCTGGGACCGTTTCATGGAAACCCAACGCCAGATCAGCGAAGAGCGCATGCAGAAGAAAGTCGGCAAGACGCTCGACGTGCTGATCGACGAGGCCGACAAGGTGCAGGCGATTGGCCGCTCGTCGGCGGATGCGCCGGAAATCGACGGCCAGGTCTTTGTCGGCAATCTCGGCAAGAAGCGCCTCAAGGCCGGCGACATGGTGAAGGTGAAGATCGAGCGCGCCGAGGATTACGATCTCTGGGGCGACCTCGTCAGCTAA
- a CDS encoding arginase family protein, protein MDEAEFQRKKAEMEPWYWWGIQTFFKCKFDENPANCDIALVGVPHSSGNGSTERDQHLAPRAVRNVSGWYRRGHQHYGIVPWESARINDIGDVPLPHAMVNDICVKDIEAFYKRVDAAGARPVSIGGDHSITGPILKALAGKDAKTTKGRKCALLHFDAHRDDYEHIPHWLGAERSAAHWAAYTVTEQHVDPERSVQIGMRGNPIRPRKDLNFSKLGYRLIPADEFFEIGIEKTIEIIRERVGDMPLYITFDLDCLDPADAPAVSNLEPLHEGLRASQIVKIFHGLRGLDIIGGDIVCMIPTKDNPNNITAMNAMAIMFEMAALIADNIDKGRR, encoded by the coding sequence ATGGACGAGGCTGAGTTCCAGCGCAAAAAGGCGGAGATGGAGCCCTGGTATTGGTGGGGCATCCAGACCTTCTTTAAATGCAAGTTCGACGAGAACCCGGCCAATTGCGACATTGCGTTGGTGGGCGTGCCGCATTCCTCCGGCAACGGCTCGACCGAGCGCGACCAGCACCTGGCACCACGCGCTGTGCGCAATGTTTCCGGCTGGTATCGCCGTGGCCATCAGCATTACGGCATCGTTCCCTGGGAATCGGCGCGCATCAACGACATCGGCGATGTGCCGCTGCCCCATGCCATGGTCAACGACATCTGCGTCAAGGATATCGAGGCTTTCTATAAGCGCGTCGATGCGGCCGGCGCCCGGCCCGTCTCGATCGGCGGCGATCATTCGATCACTGGGCCGATCCTCAAAGCGCTGGCCGGCAAGGACGCCAAGACGACCAAGGGCCGCAAATGCGCCCTCCTTCATTTCGATGCCCATCGCGACGATTACGAACACATCCCGCATTGGCTGGGCGCCGAGCGATCAGCGGCACATTGGGCCGCCTATACCGTGACCGAGCAGCATGTCGACCCGGAACGCAGTGTGCAGATCGGCATGCGCGGCAACCCCATTCGCCCGCGCAAGGACCTCAATTTCAGCAAGCTCGGCTATCGCCTGATCCCGGCCGATGAATTCTTCGAGATCGGCATCGAGAAGACCATCGAGATCATCCGCGAGCGTGTCGGTGACATGCCGCTCTACATCACCTTCGATCTCGACTGCCTGGACCCGGCCGATGCGCCGGCCGTCTCCAATCTGGAACCGCTGCATGAGGGCCTCCGCGCCTCGCAAATCGTCAAGATCTTCCACGGCCTGCGCGGGCTCGACATCATCGGCGGCGACATCGTCTGCATGATCCCCACCAAGGACAACCCCAACAACATCACCGCCATGAACGCGATGGCGATCATGTTCGAAATGGCGGCGCTGATTGCCGACAACATCGACAAGGGGCGGCGGTAG
- a CDS encoding alanyl-tRNA editing protein codes for MLRKVFWEDPYLAHLDTEVASVDGDAVTLAATIIYAVSGGQESDQGTIAGHEVREARKAGQDIIYTLPPGHGLMPGQKVATTIDWARRYRLMRLHFAAEIVLELVYRDLGPIEKIGAHIAADKARIDFAREQPVTQELLRLTARANAVIAADLQITSAFSDEAAGRRFWQVPGFDPVPCGGTHLKRTSEVGPIALKRRNIGKGKERIEIVFAADAC; via the coding sequence ATGCTACGGAAAGTGTTCTGGGAAGACCCTTATCTCGCGCATCTCGATACCGAGGTGGCGTCGGTGGATGGCGATGCGGTGACGCTGGCCGCCACCATCATCTATGCCGTCTCCGGCGGGCAGGAGAGCGATCAGGGCACGATCGCCGGTCACGAAGTCCGGGAGGCGAGGAAGGCCGGCCAGGACATCATCTATACCCTGCCGCCCGGGCACGGGTTGATGCCTGGGCAAAAGGTTGCAACCACCATCGATTGGGCGCGCCGCTATCGGCTGATGCGCCTCCATTTCGCAGCCGAGATCGTGCTGGAGCTCGTCTACCGCGACCTCGGCCCGATTGAGAAAATCGGCGCCCATATTGCGGCCGACAAGGCACGCATCGATTTCGCGCGGGAGCAGCCCGTGACCCAGGAGCTTCTCCGCCTCACGGCGCGGGCCAACGCCGTCATTGCCGCCGATCTGCAGATTACCAGCGCCTTCAGTGACGAAGCCGCGGGGCGCCGCTTTTGGCAGGTGCCGGGCTTCGACCCGGTGCCCTGCGGTGGTACACATCTGAAACGCACCAGCGAAGTGGGGCCTATTGCCCTCAAGCGCCGGAATATCGGCAAGGGCAAAGAGCGGATCGAAATAGTGTTCGCTGCGGATGCATGCTAG